GATGCTTCGTTCATGGTTAACACAATAAGTGATTTGAAGACGGAAGTTAGACTCAATATTCAGGAAGCTCAGTATGGTCAGACAAGTAAATGGAGCGGGTCTGGCAAACAAACCGTCAAGCAAATCTATGATGTTGAAATTTATAACAGCTTGTTCAATGATATTCAAACCGAGGTAAAGCGAAGAGAGGCGATAAAGGGTTAGGACTCCAGTTGGTCAGGATATACCAGGGACGAACTGAAAGGACATCAGCGACAGTCATCCCAACAGGAATGATTTGAATCAGTAATCGTCCGGCCTTCATAATGATTATTTCTTGATGTCCCTGCATCCGCAGGGATCTTGCCCTGCAAAACCTCCGTCACTGTGTAGATTCAATGGATGGAGGCGGGTTTTCAGCAAACGATTCATCTGAAGCTTGACTCTTTTGAATTTGGTCAACTGTCCAATGAGGAACGTCAGGGACTGCGAATGCAGATACGGAAAGTGCAGCAGGAATAAGACGAAATATTTTCATTTTGATGATTAAGAATAGTTATATTCAATGATTAGTGGCGGAATGCAAATTCAAGGAGGGTGAAGAGCTATGAATTGTGTCAAATTAGTGCTTGTTTCATTAATGGCAACCGTTTCCTCTGCTCAACTTCGAGTTAGTGCGGATGTGACTGGCACACATGAAGTAAAAGTGTTGGGTATCAAGGCTGATAATGATGCCGGGCTTGGGATTACGATCGGATACGACCACGTTCTTGGTGGGACAGGATCAATTGAATATGGTGCGGGTGCTGAATATCAGTTGAACAGAGAGAACAAAGTGGAAGATGCCGATGGCGGAAAGTTTGGATTCACCAGTCCCTACGGTTTCCTGAGGTATGCCCTGAGTGAGCAATTATATGGAGTTGCCCGCATCGGATATGCTCTGCTTTTCAGTGGAGATGATACCTATACAGGTGACGAGATTGATCTTAAGGGTGGTCTGATGTACGGTGTTGGCGGAGGATTCAAATTGAATGATCAGCTGTCAGTTGAGGGTGGTTATTACTCCAATGCGGGAACTGGTGAATTGAGCGAAGAGGGATTAACATTGGACCTCGAGGTGGTGTATACACGGGTCAACGTTGGTGTCAATTATACTTTCTAGATTATCAGGCGTCAAGTCTATTCCCTTTTGAAAGCCTGACCTACCCAGCCGACTGTAACCATTTGTAGAGTCAGAACCCCGAGCGGAGAATAGTGAGGAGCCGCCAAGCTCCTCCCTATTCTGTCAAGTTATTTTCCCGTGAATCATAATGGGGAAAGAACGGTCTCTCCACCCACGAGGCAGGAGGGTTATTGTCTCTTGCCTGAGGCCAGAAGCAACGTGAATGGGCTGCACTCAAACCTTTCGCACCTAACCCATAACAAAGTTTCGCGGTCGCCTTAATTGGACTAGTACCGCAAGTTACATTAGCGATCCGTAATACTTGGGATCCATTGGGCATGTGTGAGATTCGGTCAACCATGTTTATCGGAGTCAAATAGTACCAGATTATGGACACGGTTTGTATGGACACATAGGGGCCTCAGACCAGGAGTGATCGTCGGTAAGGTGCACTGAAGGCGCCGCCCTTACAAGGCGGAGGTCACTGGTTCGTATTCCTCGTTCCGTCTGGAGTTACAATCCTCTTGACTAACCAATCGTGGCTGTAAAACGGGGCAGACTAGAGGAGACCTCTGCCTCGAGATAGTCGATTTTTTCAAGAACTCCCCCTGAGTCCTAAACCTCCGGCTAGGCAGACCTGAACAAAGCAACTTGTCGCCGATGAGGTGGAAAGTCTCAGGTCCATTGCGTATCCGGATAACCGGTATCCCCAGAATCGTACTGGTGCGGTAAGATAGATCACCTGGTAAGACTTCTCCGTAGGCCCCCTCGTATTTCGGTAGTCAACACGCTGGCGGTCTTCAGAATATCGGGAAGGGTGCTTTTGCCGTCTTTCGGGCCAAATTGCAGCCTAATCGCAATCCCCCACCAACGTTCCCGCGGAAAGCACCGCCCTCTTGAGATGGTGGTCACGATTTCGATTTTCCGCAAAAGGATAAATCTGGGACCGTTGGAAGAACAGTTAGTTGTTTCAGGGCGTGGAGGAGACTATTGGGGGGAGCGGCTTCATTTCAATAGCAGCATCTTATGACTCTTTGAATATGAACTGCCATGCGCCGCTTCGGCATGAATGTGGTAAAAGTAAACTCCCGAAGAGACGGGCCCCCCAGTTCTATCCTTCCCATCCCAGAGGATAGAATGATAACCTGCGATCTTGCGATCGTTGACAAGAGTCCTTACCTCACGGCCAAGGATGTCATAAATCACAAGAATCACCCTGGAATCTTCGGTCAGATCATACAAAATGGTCGTGTAAGGATTGAACGGATTGGGATAGTTCTGATGTGAGGCAAATTCCTCAGGGATTGGTCTTAAGTCAATCTCTTTTGTACCCATGCTTACCATGGTCCTGTTATCTGAATAGAAAACATAGCTCACTGTGATGGTGGAATTTTCTCTGGTATAATATTTTGTATCAAACACGATATGTTTCTTATCAACATCGGTGAGATAGCCAAAGTCCACCAACACCTGACCTGATTCCTCGTCTTTCTTGCTAATAAGAATCCTTTCGGCTGTCCTATTATCCAAAACATTGATATTGGCACTGGATGTCTGATATTGCAAAATGAGCTCTCCTGCTGAAGCTTCTTCTGGTATCAAAACAATAACATTCTGGGCTGATTGTCTGAGTTGAAGATCAATTCCAATATTGGAGTATGAGCGTGCCAGAAAGGACGTGTTACTATGAGACCAGTTCCACATGCGGGTGAACACCATCACATCCCGGAGATCATACTTTGCGTCGGGCTCAAGGACGAAGT
This region of Candidatus Neomarinimicrobiota bacterium genomic DNA includes:
- a CDS encoding outer membrane beta-barrel protein, with protein sequence MNCVKLVLVSLMATVSSAQLRVSADVTGTHEVKVLGIKADNDAGLGITIGYDHVLGGTGSIEYGAGAEYQLNRENKVEDADGGKFGFTSPYGFLRYALSEQLYGVARIGYALLFSGDDTYTGDEIDLKGGLMYGVGGGFKLNDQLSVEGGYYSNAGTGELSEEGLTLDLEVVYTRVNVGVNYTF